The window TGCCAATAATCTCTTGTGCTTACCACACCAAAGCAAGTATTAACATATTACTTGATCTTTTCTAATCTAATCTGATAAGTAAAAATTAGAAATGCAGCTAAGAATTCAGAGCGATTAGAGACATAAATACCTGAAGCAACACTGCTTTTCTGCTCCTGGGTACGGCAAGCGAGGACGACATAAGGGTCCACGCCATCTGCTCACATAAGAATTTTAACCTCGTCAAAAATCAAtccagaattattattattaggggGGGAAAAACACCTAAACAACATTCCACTGGTAGGCCAAAGCGATTGATTCAGCTACAAGGAAAATGGTCGATGTAAAGAAAATTACAGATCAAGAACAACACACAAAAAGGTAGAACAAATAAAAGAGAGAGAGGCTTATGAATATCTATTAACATCACTCATTATGGACATAATGATCTCATTATTGAAAACCCACATCTCAATTTTATAATCAACAAACAAATAAACAACGAAAAATTTTTTCGAGATATATTTGAACTTACTGAGAAAATCAGTGTTTTCAAGACCCTTAGCACCAACAAGTAGGACTTCAACAGTTCCTAGAGGCATTTTTGGACCAGAATTGAATCCAAAAAGCGAAAAAGAAAAGACTTAAAACTCAACAGGAATTTAGATTGAAATGAGTTCTTGGATCTCTGCCCTTTGGGTATCTGTGCATCTTATAGGGAGAGTGAATGATTAACGAGGAAGGCTAATaatgtttttaaaaattaagtttagagttaaataagtaattataatttttgataagatcgaataaatttatatttaataaaatataatttttttaataataaaatattattttttaaattaaaaaaatttaaaatatatagataaaaattatttaatgttaaaattattatttttaataaaaaattattattttattaagtaTAAATTTGGTTAGACTTAATTAGGAAAGTATAAGGGCTTATGTGATGAAAAATTGATTTTAAGCTTAATGAgacatttttttttcaatatttgtttgtaggaaaatttataaaaaaaaattattttatatttcgactcacttttatttaaaatttgataaataaaAAGCTTAATTGCAGTCGAATTCACACTAATTTCTTTGATCAAgtgcataatatatttaaatttataataaattattttttgagagATAATAATTTTTTCTGCTTTAAATCAATTCTCTGTTCACTCTGACAATAAAAAATAgaatcaaaaaaatttaaatttcatttcatagagtattatttttttatcatcatGGATAACTCATCATTTTTTAGAGAACTATCCGCTAGTATGATCGCATATATGTCTTttaccttctttttttttttttagaagaaCAGCTCCTCAATATTCATCACTAGTATCAGTCTATAAGAGAGGTGAATTTTGTGAGATTTTCTTCATTATTTAGACAGCTATTTTTATTCATCCTCAATattcataataaatatttttatttttaatcattataaaattcacacataatatttattgtaattaataataaaaacattTTTGAGCAAATGCTATTTTATATTGAaagtttaataataaaatattattttttaaaataaaaataattaaaaatatatagataaaaattatttaatgttaaaattattatttttaataataaaatttattttattaagtatgaaaaattgatttttGGCTCCATTTGTTtcacagaaaatatttttttaaaatattttttatatatttttagtatTTGGAAtactcaaaaaaattaattaacagaaaatatttttctaatcaaagagaaaattaatttatatttaaaaaaaatgacttttatttttaaagagagaaagttattttttattttttaaattttgataaatttattaaaatgtagacatacttttatatatatatatatatatatatatatatatatatatatatatatatatatatatatataataaatacatatcattaatttaatattataataaaataataaaaaatattttcatgataaaaaatatttttcatataaaaattatttttcatgaaacaaacataacttttgaataaattgttcAAAAGGTTCTTTGCTATATGAAAATTGGCATCACATaaactcaatttaatttaatcgTTCAAAAGtgactttaaattttttatatactgATATGATAAAATCTAAATAGTCTATAAAGACATGGGGGATAGGAAAAAGCAAGAAAATGAAAGTGGGAACAGTTGAaagacctaaaataaataaataaataaataaattactattAGGTTTATAATTGGCTAAgatcaattatttagttatttttttaaaattcaattaaaataattttatctattTAGCCTTAGATATTTATACTGTTTAATTTCCAtagttttaattatttatattatttaatcacTTAATTTTAACTGTCTTTATGATTTagattaaaataaattgattaatattttctttattaaaaatataataaaaaaaattaaagagatttattttacaaaatacattgacattttaattcaattttaaaaaagtagtgattaaataattaaatttaataaaatatgagaatCTAATGGGGAATATTTCAAGAAAAACTGTTGAGCTGCGAAGCATGGAGAAATTGTTTTTTAAAGTCTCTTTGAATTagaaagataaaaattaaaatacattttataaatataaattaattattataatgaaaataaattagcaaaattgatatattttttaaaaaataataatatattaaagtttctctaaaattaaaataactaaGACTTTTTTATCAGGATGccacaaaatttaaaatatatttttcttttttttttttttgaagaaaaaGATTTTACGGTTAGTCATTATTTGAAAGACCCACACTCGTAGAGTCATTATCAGAATTGAAATATAATAATAACTTTTgaggaaaatttattttaatttgatcaatcatgaatttgaaatataattatataaaatttatttattttttatataaatctcatgatatttattatttattaaattcatgataaattaagtatatataaaaattttctaGCTAAAATGTTTGCAAAATctcagaaaaaaaatatttacttaattttaaattttaggagAACTAGAAATCTATCATTTGAGAGGAgagatgtaacaccccaaaattttaaattttatgagcatttttggtattttaattttatttaaattttaggaatttttttgagatttttcggattttaaaaatcgggttcgattttccgaaaatataaactttgatgatttttaaaaattaatttaaagaccacgtggcaaaactaaaaatatatttggagtctacgtatttttctcgaAGTTTTCaaatttttcgaaatttttgacctcgctggtcccgaggcagagtaaaaattcaaaatttgtatATTGAATCGACCGCCGATCGAatcgaccggatcggaccgatcgaatcggaccggctccttcctttttcttcctccccacGCTGCtcctcttccttttctctttcttctctctctcctcctcccGCCACGGCCACCACCTCCTCGCCACCCACCGACGGCCGCCACCCACCTCCCCCACCTGGCCGCCGCCTAACGGCCGGAATCACACTCTCCTCGCGCAAGCGCTTGGCTTctcgccaaaatccggccgatccgccaccaattggaccggtcttgtgtctaaaatcatctactctacgagagctttccatagacaccaagaacgccaaatccatccaatgtttgtccaatttttgctcgaagtttttagcccatttcgactttagGGCTAGATTTCACGAAAACCGTGAATCACACGAGAAATCGAGGTACCAaagacgctccactcgtcgagagcttcgcggcgacataaatttcaaatttttccgacaccgtttttcggtgggtctcacggaactttgcagtgttttttcgagcatttaataagcttagaaaattatgaaaaaatttatgtactaacccccgtgttatgggcttcgtgtaggtatcctcgatttgcGGAAATTCGACGCTGACCAAGTCTGAAattcgccgcatgcactgcacggaaaagtctccaaattggaccgaggttttggctagccccccattgtcagacgtcccgagcgcgttcccaaagtcggaatcggcaaaggtaaacccgaaccttgctttttcataattttctagtgcttaaataggattgaaaatccataaaatattcgtggtagcttagaaaattatgattctttttgcaatagcttagtaatattgctaaggaccgtggggcaaagttttagaatttttagagcttatttgggcagtttttgcaaaaatggtcaattataaggactaaattgaaatattacatactctgatggatgattgatttgatgggcccaggaggggctgtgtgatatgattgagctgtggatatatggattgtaaatatagaagtgtgttttgagccattttgcaggttgggtaggtcctaggtataggggagactctgccggattttcggcacgacttaggacgtatttggtctttttccttgtttgtatagggtcaaatttattaaatgattataataaaattgtcgtgagtcagatgccttcttcctccgcccaccgccacaaaGGATTGTcgccaagtctgtgagtaaaatattaattttaattgtaatttcgatattattatatgttcatcaTGCCCATGCataacttatatgcatatatttatgtagttaaactctaggcactatttatgttgcattgataatcataaagtgccatgatgttgttgtggtaatttggagcagcagcgcgttggtgtgcgtgtgatgtggtgtggactatggacagatgacgtagtcacgcttgagttcttcattgggaaCCCGATCCTTctggggtagtcacgcttgagttcttcattgacctcgatttggtttattgcgaaagtccgcttgagttcttcacgcaccaaagttggatttaagagagtcagatagggatcactcccatatattatgattgatgctacagggtgcgtgagtgctccaaattacctttttgatgttatgatgtgaaaatgttgttgctgttacatttcactccacaggttgcattagtactagatagttatagagattatggttaaaattgatattttactctctgagtcgaacgctcactcctgttcaaaaatttttacaggccacaggaggatattttttgaggttaacctgctttctccctcgcaggtcgattactaatgtttgtataagctggttaaatcttagaatttccgcatgtgttagaaatgtttatttgatgtgggtctgtaaactaaattattattttggacctgtaaacttaatattctatgcatgtttgatggattggatgagggagctgagctctcatttatttttatgctgatgagtatgtggagggtgagctgagctccccaattgagtatttattgtgtttacaggtcgggtgagtcgaaaactccccgttggaaagtccattttatgaccggactctgtccgtttgatttcttgaatttgggcccaatgggccttagaattgggtaaatgaacagttaggcttactacgagcctcgggggctttaggctgacccaggtcctagtgccggtccggcccataggttgggtcgtgacaagagaataaataatttttataaaaatatatggactaaaataaaaatataaaatattaagattTCAAAATTAAACTATATGAAATTTGTACAAAGATAAAAATATTGGAGGGACAAAtaataattttgtaaaaaaaactaaaattttaattttaaaaattgtctAGGGTAAATAGTAATTTAAAAATTGTCTAGGGGGGGGATGACCTTTTATCTCCGAGTAGTTttgctcttgaattaaaatttgtTTTAAAGATATGATACACGAAACTTTGCTACGAAAGCACGGAGAATTTGTTTTTGTAAAGTCTCATTAAATTagaaagataaaaattaaaatacattttataaatataaattaattataataataataaactagcGAAAtggatatatttaaaaataataacaatatatCAAAGTTtctctaaaattaaaataactaaGACTTTTTTTATCAAGATGTTACAAAAtccaaaatatatttttcttttttttttttgaaagaaaaaATTTTCCTATTAATCATTATTTGAAAGAAGCAAACACGTATAGTGATTATCAaaatagaaatataataataacttttgaggaaaatttattttgatttgggcaatcatgaatttaaaatataattatataaattttatttattttatataaattttatgatgcatattatatattaaatttatgataaGCTGGGCACTGTCCATTAATATCAGCTGCACATCGGATTCCACGACAGTCACCGGTAGTGGGGCTGAAATCAATTGGGATGTTAAAGCCATCAACAAGAGATATGTCTAGATAGTCCAAGTTGTTGGCCTGATTGAGTGCAAACTCGGCCAAGGTATTTGGTGGTGAACCCCAGCCTTGGCATTCTAGAGCCTTGTTACAATCACCAGTCTCACATCCGTTGCCATCAAAGTTGCAATTGGTTCGGCCCCAAATTCGAGCCATTGTGGTGCCTGGTGCTACGTCAAATGTCCAGGTCTGGCCTGAATCTAGACGACGCCCACCCCCAGGTGAGGCTGCAGCCCAAACtgtataggtacattggttcacaACATCAAAAGTGGCTGCATGGATAGTAGTGAAAAAGAGGGTAAGAGAAAGGAGAATGTGAGGAAGAGTATTGATGAGACTCATCGTTTCAGCTTAAAAATGCTTATGTGATTTGTTGGTGCTAGATTTATAGTTGGGTTTTGTCGTATGAAATTGGAATTTTTACTTGGAATTTTGCTAAAGACTGCCACGATTTCTATGCAAAAGAAAACATTGACAATCGAGTTTGGGCCACCAAAGCAATGTGGGTTTAATTTTCCATTTTCGACTCGATAAAGAAACGATCCAAGACTTCTGACTTCCAATGGCATTAATTAGCGAGGACTTCAccctaagggggggggggggttggggTTGTTGGGGGCGGCCTCCAAATACAGGTTGGTGGAGGTTAAAATAGTATGATTATTATTCTTGTAACAAGGTATTAAGTATTATCGTTAAAactgttattaaaaaaaaaaatatatatatatgtatatatatatatatatatatatatatatatatatttaaactattatttagataatattaaaaataatttgaaattaaattttatatattttaattataaaaattaaataattttttttaattatatttaaaaataattaaaaaaattttaaccctCACCATTGGACTGTAAGATTGAAAAACGAATTACTTAGCATCGGTTGATCTATTACTAGTTGCTATATGTCTACGCTGTTTTATTTTGTATGCAAAgtctaaaatttatatattaatttattaattataaattcttATTATTGCACTttcttttacaaaaaaaaaataatattatatataatttctttttttttattatcagaatagaaatataataattacttttgaggaaaatttattttgattatatcaatcatgaatttaaaatataattatataaatattatttattttatatataaatctcatgatatatattatatattaaatttatgataaattaagtATATAAAACAAATTTCTAGCTGAAATGTTCGCATAATCTCAGGAAAAAATATTTGTGTAATGTAAtttgataatttaaatattattaatttcaaattcattaaatataaatttgatagTCCTAAGtgaaaaattttagttaaataaagcttattttatatatattaatgcagtattatttaaaagaaaaaaattattaaattatttcattaactCCGCCCAAGTAGTTTGCGTTTAACCGGTCTCAACCCCAGATAAAAGAAGAGAGTTGACAACCAAcgtaaaaattttgtcacaccttatgattgtaacaccccaaaattttaaattttatgagcatttttggtattttaattttgtttaaattttaggaattttttttgagatttttcggattttaaaaattgggttcgatttttcgaaaatataaactttgatgatttttaaaaattaatttaaaagccacgtggcaaaactaaaaatatatttggagtctacgatttTTCTCGAagttttcaaattttttcgaatttttggacctcgcttTGGTCTCGaggcgagtaaaaattcaaaattttgtatcttgaatcggaacGGCCGAATCGAACaggatcggatcggaccggtcgaatcggaccggccttttctttttcttcttcccttcctcgtcgacctctcttccttctctctctttctctctcctcccgcctTGCCGTCACCACCACTCCTCGCCTCCCCACTCACGCCGACCCTCACCTCCCAGccggccgccgccccaaacggtcggaaaacgcgcgcgaaacgccctcccctgcgcgcgcgatgtttcgacttccccggccaaaatccggccgatccggccaccaattggactgggtcttgtgtctaaaatcatctactcgacgagagctttccatagacatcaagaacaccgaaatccatcgagcggtttgtccgatttttgctcgggaatttttagcccatttcgatttttgggctagatttctcgaaaaccgtgaatcccacgagaaaacagaGAGTACCagaacgctccactcgtcgagagcttcgcggcgacataaatttcaaattttttcgacatcgtttttcagtgggtcccacggaacttcgcagtgtttttccgagcatttaatgagcttagaaaattctgaaaaatttatgtgctaacccccgtgttatgggcttcgtgtaggtatcctcaattcgaggaaattcgacagttgtccgagtctgtgaatttccggccagacagacccgttaccggaaaagtctccgaattggatcgaggctttggctagccccccattgtcagatgtcccgagcgcgttcccaaagTCAGAataggcaaaggtaaacccgaatcttgctttttcgtaattttctagcgcttaaataagattaaaaattcataaaatattcgtggtagcttagaaaattatgattctttttgcaatagcttagtaatattgctaaggaccgcggggcaaaattttagaatttttagagcttgtttgggcagttttgcaaaaatggtcaattttaaggactaaattgaaattttacatattgtgaggaatgactgatttgatgggcccagaaggggctgtgtgatgtgattaagttgtggatatatggattgtgagtatagaagtgtgttttgagccctttgcagttgggtaggtcctaggtatagggagactcacgattttctacacgacttaggacgatttggtcttttctttgtttgtattgagtcaaatttattaaatgattgtaataaaattgtcgtgagccgatgcctttcttcctccgccactACCAAAGACCACCatcaagtccgtgagtaaaatattaattttaattgtaatttcgatattattatatgttcaaagatgcccatgcatcacttatatgcatatatttatgtagttaaactctaggcacgatttatgttgcattcataatcgttaacgtgccatgagtgttgttgtggtaatttggagcagcgtgTGTTggcgcgtgtgatgtggtgtggactatggataggacgggtagtcacggcttgagttcttcattgacccgatccttcggggtagtcacgcttgagttcttcgttgggaccccgatttggttattaagtggaagtccgaaatgagttcttcactggcaccaaagttggatttaagagagtcagataggggatcagctcccatatattatgattgatgttacagggtgcgtgagtgctccaaattacctttttgatgttatgatgtgaaaatgttgttgatgttgcatttcattccacaggttgcattagttttagatagttatagagattatggttaaaattgatattttactctcgagtcgaacgctcactctgctcaaaaatttttccgtgccacaggaggatatttttgaggttaactcgctttctccctcgcagtcgACACcgcttgtataaacttgttaaatcttagaatttccgcatgtattagaaatgtttatttgatttgggtctgtaaactaaattattatttttggacctgtaaacttaatattctatgcatgttggatggattggatgagggagctgagctcccatttatttttatgctgatgagtctgtggagggtgagctaagctccccaattgagtatttattgtgtttacaggtcgggtgagtcgaaaactccccgttggaaagtccattttatggccatttattgaatttgggcccaaatgggccttagagttgggttaatgaacagttaggcttactacgggcctcgggggctttaggctggcccaggtcctagtgccggtccggcccataggttaggtcgtgacaaTGATATtgaattatttcattatattgtGTTATAAAATAGAAACTCGGATatcaaattttatttcattaatattaatttcattaaatttcacatttttatttgctaaatgaattaattattagtagataacatatatatatatataagttgctTCCTTGTTTTTATAGAAAGCCTTAAATAATACCATAAGATGTATCTCTTTATTCATCAATTTTGAATCCATATTCAAATCGTTGGACTTTAGAGCACCTGCTTTGAAAGCTAAAGAAGGAACAAAAATGATTTTGCCTTCTTGTAAAAATAATTTGGATAACAAACAATTTGAATACAGACGTGTCAGATATTgagtttattaattataaaatttattaataatataagtaATATATCCATGTAATAACATATGTGTAACTTAATATGGATACAAATGCATATCCGAGTAAAAGTATCATAAAGATTGATGATTCAATGTATCAATCTCAGCTCCACCGATCGAGTCAAAAGAGCATTCCCGGTCATCATTTTAACATTAAAGGGGAAGCATTTATGGTTGCTTTATAAGATGAAGAACCTAAAAATGTAAATAAAGCTCTTACATGCCTGATTAAAGAAAAGTAGATTAAAGTAATGAAAGAAGAGATGAAGACTGTGAAATCAAACCAAGTCTAGGGATAGGTACATTTAACAATGGGAGATAAGGCTAttgggaacaaatggattttcaaaatTAAGCGTGCTAATGAACTTTGAAAAGATTACcaaaaaaaatagacaaaaagaAAACtagatgtgaaaaaaaaaaaagaaaggaagaccaTTCTAACGAGGAGAGAAGAAAAGTCAAGAGCGGGAACTATGGGGAATTGGGTTGCAATTTGCAAATGGACTAGATGGTACTGGTCCTGCACGTCTGTTTTGATTATAGAGCTGAATATTTaattcaaatcaaatcaaatcgaatctaattaaattaaattaaattaaattatgaaaatcgaaataattaaattattatattttagaaatcgaattaAATCATTCTATtttgattcggtttgatttaGTTTGAACCAATTGATTTTTAAGTTTGAATGGATTTTTTActttagacttaatttttaaattatttaatctgaTTCTGACTTTAATTTGAAcctaataattattaatcaatgaaattaaataatttatacatataaaattatatataattcacaaatttattataaaaataaattaatttaaaaattaataaaataa of the Hevea brasiliensis isolate MT/VB/25A 57/8 unplaced genomic scaffold, ASM3005281v1 Scaf212, whole genome shotgun sequence genome contains:
- the LOC131176652 gene encoding thaumatin-like protein yields the protein MSLINTLPHILLSLTLFFTTIHAATFDVVNQCTYTVWAAASPGGGRRLDSGQTWTFDVAPGTTMARIWGRTNCNFDGNGCETGDCNKALECQGWGSPPNTLAEFALNQANNLDYLDISLVDGFNIPIDFSPTTGDCRGIRCAADINGQCPAYHKFNI